The DNA sequence TCAGATTTACCTTAAAAGCCACACCTGATCTCTCTTAGGGTTTGgaatcccaaaaaccctagagaaGCATGGTTGGATCTTGTCTCGATTCCAAAACCAACACTGTCAAGTTTCTCTGCAGCTACGGCGGCAAGATTCTTCCTCGATATCCCGACGGCAAGCTCCGTTACGTCGGTGGTGAGACCAGAGTCCTCGCCGTCGATCGTTCCACTCCCTTTTCAGGTTCGTTCATTGCTTTTTTCTATTTCGATAAgttcatttttctgttttcaaatTCTGGTGATGAAGAAAAcagaacaaaaattaaacagtCGATTTCGAAAACGATTTGTTTATTTGGAAAACCTTTAGGACAATTGAGAGTGAGATGTTTGGATTTGTAACAGAGCTTTTGGTGAAGCTTGGAGAGTTGTGTGGATGCCCTgtgaatctgagatgtcagttGCCGACTGAAGATCTGGATGCCTTGGTGTCCGTTACCTCAGATGAGGATCTCGCCAATCTCTTAGAAGAGTATGATCGAGCTAATATGTGCCGAGAGAAAGAGGCAAAAtcggtttcttcttctccgttaaAGATCAGAGCTTTTCTGTCGCTGCCAAAATCAATGCAAAAAGTTTCTCCTCCCCAATCGGCTAAATCCAGTATAGATGCTGCTTCAGCATCGAAATCGTCCTACACAGCCGTTGGTTCGAATCTTCCTGGCATGGATATTCACCGTTGCGTCCATCATGGGGCTTCTCCGGTGGGATTTCCGGTCTGCTTTGAGAAATCCGCCGGGAAACACCGTTATTATGCCTACCATGCTCAAGGGGATCCAAAGCGTTTCTCTTACCTCATACACAACGGGAATCACTGGCAATGACTCGATTGGACAAACTTTGAACTGAGAAAAAAGTTGCAGAGAACCAAAAGAGGCGAAAAGGACAAAGAAACATATTTTTAAACAGAAACAGATGGTTGAAAAAAGGGGTTTGAAGAAGTTTTTGTTCTATGTAATCAGAGACTGTAAAACGTTAAAACTGGATTCCTGGATCCGAAGCCATTAATGCATATCATATCAGCCCAAAATTTCTGAATCCCTTCCCAATGTGATCGTGACTcatgagttacttcttcgtacTTTTGAGATCGGCTGCCATTGTTTCAGAGTATCTTCGTCCTTTCCATTGTCCTGTGGTTAATCAAATCCCCGTTAGGGTTCCGTTAAATGCCGTCAATTTTAATTTCGAAAAAGGCCGTTTGTCGGATGCGTGTATGATGCGCCACCTAAACCCTTTGATCCCTCTGCTCATTTTGTTTCTTCCCTTTCCGTTCTTCATCTCTGTGTTTCTTCCTTACACGTCTCCGTTCGTCTTCGTCGTAAGTCTCTTTCCCTTGACACGTTCTATTGTTATCTCTTTCTTTGCTAGACACCTGTTCTGtgtaaattcctttttttttgcccAGTTATTGTTTCTGATTTGATCTGTTTTTAGTCTCTGTTTGCAGGTTTGATGATTGGGTCGATTGGTGAGAGGTGGATCAGAAATTCTTTGAACCAGAGAACGGGAAGATAAAaagattttttctcttaaaCGGTTATTTGATGATCTTGTTATAGATGTTCTGATCAGTTTTCATGGACCAAATTCAGGTACCCCTCGTAGGTGAGGGGTTAAGGGGGTAGGGTCTGTGGGATGAGATTGGACAAAACACATTAGACGACGTGAAGACATTGATGAGTTTTAATTCTTTCGGCGAGCTCTTTGAAGATCAGaacctttggggggggggggtttgaagAGGATTTCAGGTTTGGAAGATCTGTTCATGGAGTTCGGGTAAATTGAGAGACAGAGATGGTCCTAACTCCTATCTCTTAGAACTGCAGATCCatggataataataataaatgataaaTGATAAAAATGTGGAAGGGGTTTTTGAGCAGTGAAAATCTGGAAGAGATGCCATGACTCATGACAGCTGTGAACTTGGAGGATGGGCAAAAATTGATTTGGTGGAAATATAATGTATCTCTTGGTCCcaactgaaattatgaaaacgaAAGGAAAGTAAGAAAGAAAGGTGGTGGGAGGTggatcaagagaagaaaagagaagttaGATCCATCATCTAACCCAGAGCTTGTTAACTAATTCAACAAGTTTACTTTAATTTAAAGTTCAACTGTCACAAAGAGAACTCCAATAGCTGTGATTTTGAAGAATTATTAGCGTTCATGCACAGcttaaaaaagataaaagaaagtaaaattttaaacagaaagaaccccccccccccccccttcccagGATATTTGGGAACATGGATGCAAGAATAGAGATTCTATACCAAAACACACCATTTAAgaacaagggttactctacttgttGGTAGTGTTTGAATGATACTTCTATGGCTGTAATTAGAAATTGGTACTTTTTAACTGTTTCTTAGTTTTATTTCTTGTAGTTTGGTCAAGATAGGTgtataaaagggttttcaaaaattagttGAAAGCATGATTTTAGGTATAGGTCGATCCATATCGATATTGGTTGATGATACAAAACTATGTTTGATATTGTATTGGTTTTTGGCGAAATCGATGTCGGATTGATACCGTGAATTTAAATCATGGTTAACTTGAAAGTTACATCAATATGTCATTATCGAAAGACGGCATTGTTATGCGCATTTTCAAgtatacatgtgaaatgacactATTACcttcattgaaagaaaaaaaaaatgcatatgtcttacaaaaggataaaaaaaaatataaggttACAAGTTATTTGACTATTTGACACCTTGAAAGGGTATTCAATAACTTataatatatataagaaaattctTTTACTTTTGATAGTTTAAGGTTGAGATTAAGCACTTCAATGTAATATTAGTGTGTCAAGAAATGATTTCATAGGTTGGACAATTTAATAAAGAACAGGTGAATTAGAATCACCCGTTTACTAAAGgtgtcaaattttaaaattgaaatcgaaaatcaaaatagaaatcgGCTGTttaaggaaactaaataaaatcgaaccaaaaaaattggtttggtttttgtcTTGAAATGTagaattttattcaatttttaaaattgcCCCGtttgaattgaatcaaatcatGACTTAGAAGCTGCTTACTTTGAAGCGGATTTAAAAATTGTGAATTTGAAGATTTTTCTTTAACATAAAAAATTGACTTTCAAGACTAAAAATCGGACTTTTGAAGTTTGAAAATCGGGCTTTGAAGCAGACTTGAGAAGCTTTCTTTTCCATCAGTTAGCTCGACTTATTGACTTTGGCCACTCGCTGATTGTCGGGTCAGCTTTCATAGATGATGTTTATTTAGATATGTGCTTCTTTCTTGAATTGTGTAAAAATAGTCGAAGATAAGGATTTGGCATTGTGAGACCTATCATTAATGATGTtgtcaatttatttttaattttatttattttagcaagttattttcaattagggatttttttttccttttttttttcttaagtatCTATCAATCTATTTAGAAAAACGTATCAAACACATGGTAGAAAGGTTACAACTGTCCTTCAACTACGGAGAGGAGTTCGGCTAAACTATCATACATGCTATAGACAATGCCTTCGAGCTAAGGAGTCTGTCAAAGAATTGGCTCCCCTAAAAATATGATTGAATTTACAATCAAGAAAATAACCTGCCAGGTATCGAATATCATCCACAACGGGTTGGGATAGTACACCTTTTTGGGGCTCTCCCAAATAGCCTGACTCCAAAGATATAGTCAAGACCGAGAGAAATGCACCTCCAATAACCCACTTCGAATGGTCAGTGCTTCACCATCAATGGTTGAGTCAAAAGATAGGATTTCAGACTTAAGGAAACTTTTATAATTATTACCAAATATGgttatataaattatttaaagTGAAAAAAACAGTTGTCACCTACATACATGAATGCATGAAATTACTGTTTCAATGGGCAAAGACTAACTCCTCATAAGAGGTCAataagttcaactctccttgggtcttacctatcaaaaaacaaaagaataaaaaatcttatACATGTTGATGCCTTTGTGTATGCTTTCATTAGCCCCTGCACTGGTGCTTAGGGAGTtgatgtacgatgtcttgtattctgttaCAATTTAATatagggagtactagtgcaggcACCTCGACAGGTAGGACAATGGTCCtctgcttgaattttttatttgagggttgttttatgtttttcgaattagggtttttcgctatacaTTTGTAATgaggttttcttttttgtaatgcaagcaatttgagagaggtgtgaggacgagcgctgtaaccctattatctattgatagtgaagcagaatctcatcttaCCGAGGACGTAGACAATCTTTTCAAACCTCGTAAACATGTgtacattgtttgttcttatttttctattatcttctgcacCATTTTTTGGGTTGTGTTTCCACACATGGGACACACAACCATGGAACGATTTCTTGCCcattacttaaatttcttaccatattaATTAGTAATAATACTTTTTAAATGtaacttttttttacttttcaaatgcaaagtGAAGTGAATTTAATACCCAAATATAACATGATATGGAGATTGTGTAACATAGTCGTGtgagataatgattacaaaaatttctttattaagtttaaaatttttccttcttgtcCTTTATCCTTCAATGTCCCTTTCAACTGGATGCAACCTTAAACTAAATTTGaacaaaattaatgagatcatATACAAACCAAATATGTTCGAATAAAACTGAATCATTTTGGTTTAAATTCATTTTGAGATCATGAAAATAATTTGGTTCCAATTTGAACATATTGTATCTTgaacagtattaaaaaaaaaaaaaaaaaaaaaagactagagCAGATTAATTTCATATTGATGGGGATGACGTTTAACAAATCTCTTTATCCCTTAAATTGCTTTTTTGCTTACGGGGAGATAACCTTTGGTGATTGTCTCTTTCGCCGTCCAAAGTCCAAGATAGGAATGAAACTATTCTTAAGACAGGATCAGGGAAATGCTGATTTCTAATTGGCATATACAGACAGAATCTGTCAAATTGAGAAACCAAACagagacatatatatatatattaaatatatcatcttcatcctcttccTGTAGTGGATCCCAATCCTCCCTAACTAACTATACATTTTCTTATCTAGTTTTCATAAAGTAACAAATGAGAGGAAGCTAACTAACTATACATTTTCTTATCTAGTTTTTATAAAGTAACAAATGAGAGGAAGCTAGATGATTGTGGATTTGGTCACTAGTTCACCTCATCGTATCAAATAGTGGAAAAGAACATCTACTAGGGTGTGtgtatgtgaatgtgaataCTAGTATTGGGTAAGTATCATCATGAAAGATACCCTTAAATACCATATTATACTTTTGTCCTCCTCTGAATTTCAGACAAGTTTTCTACCTTTCCCATGTCAGAATAATTTAAGGGCTGAGTGCACAAAAGATCGTTTCATGTGAATTGTgacgaagagagagaaagagatctaGAGGTGCTATGTAGCCTACGTGGGTAGttcagagattttttttttaatgattaaaatataaaatacatcatttactagaaaaagagaagagattgCTGTTTGATCGTGTGGCTTTTGTATCAATGCAGGGTCAATGAGAATGTAAGTAGATcgattttttaatttcataatgATGGGATGGTAACACATACACGACAATAAAAATACAGAATACATCACAATCTTTATTATCTACTATTAAAACCTTAAATTAATTTGACTATTTGAAATGGAATGTGTTTTCCTTCATTAGTGATAAAGGTATAGATTAAGATCCTCTCTAGCCTAGGGGCATTGAGaggggctctctctctctctttcttcactggTCCCTCCAGCACCCCAGGCTAGAGTGCAGGGCAGTTTGAATGGATAAAAATAAGCACCTTGAACTTGAATAGTGTCTTAAGATCCTTATTGTCTTTGTTCGTTTGTTTGCCGATGGGGCTAGAGAAAACCCCAGTTTTGAATCGCACTAGCCCAAGAAGAGCTAATGATAGTCGCCTTAGTcgatgaaggaaaattttaagttCTTTCTCCTTGCTCTGGTAGCATCCAATCCTAAAGGTATCACCATTAGCATCTAAAGTCTTCGATCAAATTTAACATCTTGGTgagagggaaattttttttttttttctctaatcaaAAGGTATTGGCAACCATGAATAATAATATGTGAGAGTCCAATCATAGGGTAACTTCCccaatagagaagaaaattcaTCCTTCTTTGTAGGTAGAGGAAAACTTAATCAActtaaaatattagaaaaagtTTCCTTCACCGTAGTTGACAGGTATCCCACCACTAGGATGTTATAATGACCACCTCCTCTATAACATAATTGAAGAGATTTATGGGAATCATTATGAGATCACAGTGGCCACAACCTTCAAAATGACTACTAAAATGATCAATTTAAAATACTAACATAATTTATTTAAATACTAATCGATGTGATCTCATAATGATTCCTATCGTATTAATGGGTTCTAGATATCGTGGGAATCATTATGAAATTGCAATGGTGGATTTCTTTTCACCaacaatgaagaaaaattttatttttatcaaaattaataaaaattttacagctgtgtatttttatttttttatttttcaaaagaaaaaaaaatcattctatGATGTTatacaatcaaatcaaatcgagTTCGGATCGGGCATCCTTATCGGGTTTGCATCAACCACGCCAACACACCGGAACTCCATCGGGCCTCTGCCCCGGCTAACATCTCTGGGTGCAATGAATGCAGTACCAATAATGATTCCATTCTTGACTGCATGAGGATTTAGAAAAATTTAAGGCATaataaagaaatattttttattttattttattttttttaataaagaatcTAATTTTGCACAAAGTTAGGATTTAATTTCACTTTCTCCTTGGAAAAACTGACACAATTGAACCATGAGTCCATGACTTGGAATCAGATAATTATGAATTGGATCAGGTTTGTTGAAGGATTAAGATGTCAAAAATTTTAGCACTTTCAGCTTTGTGGGCAGGCCCAAGTCTGCCGAGGGAGTTAATTTCTTAGAAGAAAAATTAATGGCCCCTAATCTTTCTCTCAGTTATGATTGTCTAGCAAAACATATATAATCATGGGTAAAattttatgggagagggatttATATTCTAACATTATATATTGGCATCAGATACGTAGCCGAGGGAAACATCTTTTTTTTATGGGTATCCAAGGATACAAATATTAATgatgaaaaaggagaaagaatgtGTGTGATAATTCATATAAGTGTCGTGTATGCatcattttccaaaattttgtgTCGGTTGTGTAATAGCATTTGTTTTGACACACATGGTTGGCTGCTTGTTTTGGTTTGGTAACACAAATATAGACTATTCAAGCCACCTTCCTGTCCTCCCCAAAACACGTATGCAACAAAATCACCAAAATGCCGGAATACCATTATCTATTATTTACTCTCACCCACTTTGACCTTATGAGCTACATGTGAATGATCCCACTCTTTGCACCATCATTGGTGTCATAACTCATAAGCAACCTTTTCCAAAATTAATGCAACCCATTTAGCTTAGAGAACCAAGTCAACTAACTGCCAAAATGTCCACGAATACATGGCAAATCACATGTCAGAAGACTCAGAACCGTGTGGGAATGTTGCATCCATAGCTCCAATTACAAGAGTGGATTATCAATTAAACAGTTGCTGCTGTGACCACAAGCAATGATCCTCTAGCAACAGTGTGGCTAATCGTTTGGATTGGTGGGCTGTCTCTTTCAAGGCCAAATCCCCCACTTCcaccttcccccaccccctttccCTTTCCAAACCACTGCCACCTCACCTCCATTATCCATTATCAGAAATAATGTCTCTCACATTGTCCTCTAGCTCTCCccctagaaaaagaaaaaaatcttaacTATTCCTCTTGATGATCACTTAACCTTATCCCGATCTCAATTAAATAGGATTGACTatatggatctttgccctcaaGTCAATTTTATTAGAGGTCATACATGATACAAGGCCTAAACTAGGCATATCTTTCTTCATATTCATATCGACAATTTaagcctatccctagctcttctagttctttcaatctgaatgaagtcactcctccgtactggagCATCACATGGCTTAACTATTCCAGTATAACATTCTCAAATGGAAATGACTTCGACCCACATAACTTCCTTTGGAATTACCACAGAGAAAGATTTAACATTATAGGCAGTAAACATAATGGCAGAGCCATTATTGAAACCTGAAGATAAACTTCTACATTCACTCACATGCAAATTGATTTGATGAAACTTGGCTTCCACTGATTCAAAAGACCTTTTAAATGTTGACTAGAAAGGTAAGTAAGAAAGGGACCAAATACACTTGGGAGGACAAAGGATACCGAATTCTAAAACTCAATTATCACTTCTGAGCTCACAAAACATCCCCAGTTGAGGTGAAGCAATCTTTGAATATTGAGACCTTTAGGTAACCTATCATACTGGAGAACAATCTGGTGGTCTGGTCTATGACAAACTTATCTATTAGAATTTCTGAAGTTTCATTGCCTGGAATTAAATAAGTAGGCCATAAATGATAAAACATGCAATGGAATGGAATGATGAGAGGCCTCTGCTACCTAATTGGCatataaaaggagaagagagtCAATAGTTCCTGTAGTACCAAAACAAATGTATGGCACTGGCAGCAACTAGTCTATATATGACAAATGGCATGACagttatggagagagagagagagagaatacctTATTATTGTATCGCATAACCATTGGCAATGTATCCCCAGTAGTCTGGCACTCTGGTAGCTTTGGACTTTGGTTGTGGAGATGTTGGTCCATATTATTTGCATTTTGCTTTTGAAGAACCTCATTTTTAGCAGCTAGTATTgctttcattgtttttttttcccccttcgttaatattcatcaaaaaagatTACTTAGTGGCAAAATTGAGTCTGGAGGAGTCAGTGAAGCACTGCACATACATTGGAAAATCTTGAAAAATTGCTGCCATAAGGGTATTCTTTGAAATATCTTCAACAGTAGCATTCTACATATAGAAAATATGACACATCTCCATAACTAAGCCAATTCATAATCCATGCCAGGTCTTCATGTGCTCTGATTTTACAAAGTTATCAAACTGGAGTGGGTTTATTCAATCTTTTGCAAATAAAAGCTACAAATTGAATCAAACTTGAACAAAACGTTGAACTTTTGTAACACATCTGAGCTTCTTATGGATTTTTAAGTGCCAGCAAACTTTCAGTTCATGATCCATAATTCATTTCCCATTCGCTGGACCAGAGGATTATCAAGATTTTCTATGAGGTGAAATGTCATAATGAACAAAATGATTATGAGGCAAAAAATATCCACCTGGGCAAATGTTTGGTTCGGGGTCACAGGACCCTAAATCACCACATATCTCACAGTCAGAGGGATCGGTGTGGTCTAtggtaagaaattaaacaacagCCAGATATCAGTCTGAATAACTGATGAAAACTCTGCATTCTTCTTGAACagtggaaggaaaaaaagaagagaattgaTTAGAGCTCCCAAATGACTGCAGATCAGATGGTTGAGAGAGCTAAAATGCCAATTTTCTTAATAGATAATTCATCAGCTAAGACCAACAAGTATTGTCTCTGATCCTCCAAATATGAGATGTCAAGAGATACTGGGGCCATCCAACCATAGGTCCCAGAAGCAAGATGGGCACAATCGGTTTTGTTCATTCTGAATGATCCAGCGTTGAGACAAGTTTACCGAAGTGCTCTGACAACTTTCTTCTTTCTACTTATGTATGGATGCAAATAACATAATGTGATGAACAAAGCTCATATTCTGCTTCAACAGGAAGAGCGAGCAATAAGTGAAAGAGGTTAAACAATGTACATGTCTAGCAAAAGGGTGGGTCATGCATTACCCAAGTGCAACACTTACTATAATTATCAACTTTATAGTTCACATAATAGAACATTTTAAGTGCTTGGATTAACTGGTTTCCTGTTCAAATTCATCACCTTCAGACTCTTCTGCATTATcggcatcatcatcatcagcatcaTTATCAAAGTCTTCTTTGTCATTATCTACAGTCATTTTCCCAATCACAACCAGGTTGCTATTTGTCTTTTGGATCTCATTACACTGTCAAAGAGAAGTCAGAAGATAAATAGACATGAGAACAAGATGGAATTGTGACAATTGTCCAAGTAAAATTGTTCAATATGAGATATCATATAATTAAAGAATCATATCTCAATaaggaaaaccagaaaataaggTCACAGGAGTAGTGAAATCCATGCACACACACAGATGCGGGTAAAATTCCCAGGAAAAAACAGAGCAAGAGCCATTTAATTGTTTAGACTTTGGCAAATCAAGGGCCACattcatatttatatattaaatacGCTTAGAGGAATAACAAGTGTGGAGGGCAAATCACATCCACATCAAAGGATCCAATCCCACTTCTTCTCATTTAATCCAATAATAGAATACAAAAAAGTGTCCTTAATTCCAACATTTCAGACTGAGGCAAGAAAGTGTCTTCAAGTGGGATAAACCATTCTTAAGGTCATATCCTCCTTCCACCAAATAAATACTTAAGTGATTTAGTTTACTATGTTagcaatgagatttttttttcaggggatataattattttatctaCAAAAAAAAGTTAGCTTCCAATGTAAATATTTGTAAGTTTAACTCTCTAATAACAAATAATTATTCAAGATATCAACCCAGTTCCACAATCCATGGCACATACCTACTAAGCTCTAAATCTAAAAATTTGCAATTAGATGGTCCTCCCCTGGACTTCATGTTGCATCTTTTCAGAACAACAATATGCCATTTGGATACCCAACATCTTCAACACCATATTCAGAAGAGTGCCCccatcaaacaccttcaatgtgattttttttttagctctaAATCTAAAAATTTACAATTACATGGTCCTCCCCTGGACTTCATGTTGCATCTTTTCACAACAACAACATACCATTTGGATACCCAACATCTTCAACACCATATTCAGAAGAGTGCCCCCATCACACACCttcaatgtgatttttttttttttttttgggagggggcgGGGGCCGGGGTGGGGTTGGTGGGAGGGTGTGGGGTCAGGGAGCCAAATTCCAAACTCAAGTATAAGGGTTTCTCTGTGGTCCTCTGCCGCAAATAATGTCGACTTATAGTATAGACCCCTGCTACGTCAGGTTCACAATAGTTCATCACTAGCCATATATCTGAGCATTTTTACAGGTTAACACTCTGTAATACAGTTCTTAAGGCAGCTGCTGACCTCATCAATAGATTATTCATCATGCATATTATTACCCTCAATGTAGGAGTTAACAGTGTGTGTTGAGCCATCCATGTAAAGACCGCCTACCTGACATCTATCCTGCCAGCTAATTGCATCGCATAACCCAACCAACCATGTAAGAGATACCCCATGTTTCTCTTTGCATAATCACGAATATGCACTCCATGTgaatagttttctttttatacAAACAGTTTACGATACTCTCACCTTGCAACACATCCAAAGTGTTTTCATGCTATAAACTTCTCAACTTCTGAC is a window from the Macadamia integrifolia cultivar HAES 741 chromosome 5, SCU_Mint_v3, whole genome shotgun sequence genome containing:
- the LOC122078578 gene encoding uncharacterized protein LOC122078578, with the translated sequence MVGSCLDSKTNTVKFLCSYGGKILPRYPDGKLRYVGGETRVLAVDRSTPFSELLVKLGELCGCPVNLRCQLPTEDLDALVSVTSDEDLANLLEEYDRANMCREKEAKSVSSSPLKIRAFLSLPKSMQKVSPPQSAKSSIDAASASKSSYTAVGSNLPGMDIHRCVHHGASPVGFPVCFEKSAGKHRYYAYHAQGDPKRFSYLIHNGNHWQ
- the LOC122078445 gene encoding uncharacterized protein LOC122078445 produces the protein MLQFPAFMKQYPASTSMIPSSVILPSQWPHPQSDELLLAMEEADLEEKCNEIQKTNSNLVVIGKMTVDNDKEDFDNDADDDDADNAEESEGDEFEQETS